A genomic stretch from Centroberyx gerrardi isolate f3 chromosome 10, fCenGer3.hap1.cur.20231027, whole genome shotgun sequence includes:
- the c1ql2 gene encoding complement C1q-like protein 2 — MVLALIIAIPLLVQTSKTDAHYEMMGTCRMICDPYNPKPSATALEVMQDLSAIPSPSFVQGTKGEPGRPGKPGPRGPPGEPGPPGPRGPPGDRGDSGKPGYPGVTAGTARTETGGEPGSAIGGTKIAFYVGLKNPHEGYEVLRFDDVVTNLGNHYDPTTGKFTCQVSGIYYFTYHVLMRGGDGTSMWADLCKNGQVRASAIAQDADQNYDYASNSVVLHLDSGDEIYVKLDGGKAHGGNNNKYSTFSGFILYPD, encoded by the exons ATGGTGTTGGCTCTCATCATCGCCATTCCCCTGCTGGTCCAAACTTCCAAGACCGACGCTCACTACGAGATGATGGGCACCTGTCGGATGATCTGTGATCCTTACAACCCCAAACCGAGCGCCACGGCTCTGGAGGTCATGCAGGACCTGAGCGCGATCCCTTCCCCGTCGTTTGTTCAAGGAACTAAAGGCGAGCCGGGTCGGCCGGGGAAACCCGGACCAAGGGGGCCGCCAGGCGAACCGGGTCCGCCCGGTCCGAGAGGACCGCCGGGGGATAGAGGGGACTCTGGAAAGCCGGGGTACCCCGGGGTGACGGCGGGTACGGCCCGAACCGAGACCGGTGGAGAGCCGGGGTCCGCTATCGGTGGGACCAAGATAGCGTTTTATGTGGGTCTGAAAAACCCTCACGAGGGATACGAGGTGCTGCGGTTCGACGACGTTGTCACGAACCTGGGGAACCACTACGACCCGACGACCGGCAAGTTCACATGCCAAGTGTCTGGGATTTACTACTTTACTTATCATGTGCTAATGCGCGGAGGCGACGGGACAAGCATGTGGGCAGACTTATGCAAAAACGGACAG GTCCGCGCTAGCGCCATAGCCCAGGACGCCGACCAGAACTACGACTACGCCAGTAACAGCGTCGTCCTGCATCTGGACTCCGGCGACGAGATATATGTCAAACTGGACGGAGGAAAGGCGCACGGCGGAAACAACAACAAGTACAGCACGTTTTCCGGTTTCATTTTGTACCCGGACTAA